A genomic region of Vigna radiata var. radiata cultivar VC1973A unplaced genomic scaffold, Vradiata_ver6 scaffold_86, whole genome shotgun sequence contains the following coding sequences:
- the LOC106754232 gene encoding putative E3 ubiquitin-protein ligase RING1a has translation MPAQKRSLPDSLDEGDTSHHNLFHSRHAKQQQQQHQDQSQEHDADHHHEEEEQEEEEEGDGEEEEDDDEEEEEDEEVEEAAHDNDGKETPQDSDETPSSGSEEKPEFVYVELLEIRKDVQCPICLGIIKKTRTVMECLHRFCRECIDKSMRLGNNECPACRTHCASRRSLRDDPNYDALIAALYPDIEKYEEEELEFREEEKNRNKQIQASIAKVVQRQSEALVKRRKDTPGVFLTRSQRNQRNIHSRRQTQTIEGSEDNEEDNDNNEKDSSSADERSTEHRQKRRKRWARVRPSQPSSSMASPDGGNDSDMDISRENRGISRQVSKHRKLTWGRGGFRSHTRHGSGGGSNSKSSRSSRLSKFVDHLRSLDENTNEFDIRLMLVSLDHQNTPSLPQPYLCCRPTLSVEHLYEYVARQTPFPVEGIEILAVKGCHSTNRDKSADENSALIYDELSTLVIEPHKDELEVLQEHETLAGLRSKCISKMGHLILAFRRKEVS, from the exons ATGCCTGCCCAGAAGCGCTCCCTACCTGACTCCCTTGACGAAGGGGACACTTCGCACCACAACCTCTTCCATTCTCGACATGCgaagcaacaacagcaacaacatcAGGACCAGTCGCAAGAGCACGACGCGGATCACCACCATGAAGAGGAGGaacaagaggaagaagaagaaggggacggagaagaagaagaagatgatgacgaggaagaagaagaagacgaagaagtAGAAGAAGCGGCGCATGATAACGACGGCAAGGAAACGCCACAGG ATTCCGACGAAACCCCATCTTCTGGCTCTGAAGAAAAACCTGA ATTTGTGTATGTAGAACTTTTGGAAATACGTAAAGATGTCCAATGTCCAATTTGCCTTG GCATTATCAAGAAGACAAGAACTGTCATGGAATGCTTGCACCGCTTTTGCAGGGAATGCATTGACAAATCAATGCGACTGGG GAATAATGAATGTCCAGCCTGCCGCACACATTGTGCCAGTCGCCGTTCGCTGAGAGATGATCCAAATTATGATGCCCTTATTGCTGCTTTATATCCAGATATTGAGAAGTACGAAGAAGAG GAGCTTGAATTTCGTGAAGAGGAGAAGAACCGCAATAAACAG ATTCAAGCTTCAATAGCAAAAGTAGTTCAACGGCAATCAGAAGCACTTGTTAAGAGACGTAAAGACACACCGGGTGTATTTCTCACAAGATCACAGCGTAATCAACGAAACATTCATTCTAGGAGacaaacccaaacaattgaagGATCGGAAGACAATGAGGAAGACAACGACAATAATGAAAAAGATTCATCTTCAGCCGATGAACGAAGTACAGAACACAGGCAGAAAAGGCGAAAGAGATGGGCTAGAGTTCGCCCCTCTCAACCCTCATCATCTATGGCAAGTCCAGATGGAGGCAATGATAGTGACATGGATATAAGTAGAGAAAATCGTGGAATTTCAAGGCAGGTGTCAAAACATAGAAAGCTTACTTGGGGAAGGGGTGGTTTCAGAAGTCACACACGACATGGCAGTGGTGGTGGTAGCAATAGCAAAAGTTCTCGCAGTAGTCGATTGTCTAAGTTTGTTGATCATCTCCGAAGCTTGGATGAAAACACTAATGAG TTTGACATCCGTCTCATGCTTGTTTCTCTTGATCATCAAAATACACCAAGTTTGCCACAACCTTACCTTTGCTGTCGACCAACGTTGTCAGTGGAGCACCTTTACGAA TATGTTGCTCGTCAGACACCTTTTCCAGTAGAAGGAATCGAGATACTGGCAGTCAAAGGATGCCACAGCACAAATCGTGACAAGTCAGCTGATGAGAATTCAGCCCTCATATATGATGAGCTATCAACGCTGGTTATAGAGCCACACAAAGATGAACTGGAAGTTTTACAAGAACACGAGACTCTGGCAGGGCTTAGATCCAAATGCATATCCAAGATGGGGCATTTG ATTCTTGCATTCAGGCGGAAGGAAGTATCATAG
- the LOC106754243 gene encoding zinc finger CCCH domain-containing protein 2 yields MSSVSSDHHKFHPSHQFLSPNKTLREIDVPPRKLLTRRTAAACAASELFSDDTMLQKFLPSNSLDDSDEDDPYSADHFRMFEFKVRRCTRSRSHDWTDCPFAHPGEKARRRDPRRYHYSGTVCPEYRRGGCNRGDACEFAHGVFECWLHPARYRTEACKDGKNCKRKVCFFAHTPRQLRILPVTSPSSNDMSCKKNIKNLFNHASRSNNSNNGCCLFCHCVSSSSSSTSTASPTSTLFNMSHYSPPLSPSSSSSSPPPSPLKPRKGVSVSPISLYGAAHHGVVSYKEAFAEFVNSLEGLSLNEGSPVSGAKPLNLPWIDVSLTCEEQLQQQRQPLIASSFGCEDQQQFTFSPSSTQTPTNVAFCSNRFTGSSNNNNNVVGADSNVPDLAWVNELLM; encoded by the coding sequence ATGAGCAGTGTCTCTTCCGACCACCACAAGTTTCACCCCTCTCATCAATTCCTCTCTCCCAACAAAACCCTCAGAGAGATTGACGTCCCTCCAAGGAAGCTCCTCACTCGCCGCACCGCCGCTGCATGTGCTGCCTCAGAGTTGTTTTCTGACGACACCATGCTGCAAAAGTTCCTTCCTTCCAACTCCCTTGATGACTCCGATGAGGATGACCCTTACTCCGCCGACCACTTCAGGATGTTTGAGTTCAAGGTCCGCCGGTGCACTCGCAGCAGGAGTCATGACTGGACTGACTGCCCTTTTGCTCACCCCGGAGAAAAGGCTCGCCGCCGTGACCCTCGGCGGTATCACTACTCGGGAACTGTGTGTCCTGAGTATCGTCGTGGAGGGTGCAACCGTGGTGATGCATGTGAATTCGCTCATGGAGTATTCGAATGCTGGCTGCACCCTGCAAGATACAGGACAGAGGCCTGCAAGGATGGAAAGAACTGCAAGAGAAAGGTGTGTTTCTTTGCACACACACCTCGCCAGCTGAGAATTTTACCTGTAACTTCTCCTTCTTCGAATGACATGTCATGCAAGAAGAACATTAAAAATCTCTTCAACCATGCTTCAAGAtccaacaacagcaacaacggctgttgtttgttttgccattgtgtttcttcttcttcctcttccactTCCACCGCTTCTCCAACTTCAACCCTCTTCAACATGTCTCATTACTCCCCACCGCTATCtccatcctcctcctcctcctcaccACCTCCTTCTCCTTTGAAACCCCGAAAAGGGGTTTCTGTTTCTCCAATTTCCCTATATGGTGCTGCTCATCATGGGGTGGTGAGTTACAAAGAAGCCTTCGCTGAATTTGTGAACTCCTTGGAGGGGTTGAGTTTGAACGAGGGTTCTCCCGTTTCAGGTGCCAAACCATTGAACTTGCCTTGGATTGATGTTTCTCTGACCTGTGAGGAACAGCTGCAGCAACAACGACAACCGCTCATTGCTTCTTCTTTTGGCTGCGAAGATCAGCAGCAGTTTACTTTTTCACCATCCTCCACTCAGACACCCACAAATGTTGCGTTTTGCAGCAACAGGTTCACAggcagcagcaacaacaacaacaacgttGTCGGTGCTGACTCAAATGTCCCAGATCTTGCGTGGGTAAACGAGTTGCTGATGTAG